acatagtaccccctccgtcccaaagaagatgacccctttcttgggcggcacgggattttatgcaactttattttgtgtgttaagtggagagagtaaagtaagagagagggaataaagtagagataaatggatttccattttaagtaatgggtcatcttgattgggacaaaccaaaaaggaaagtgagtcatctttaataaaaatgagaaagacTAAAACATCATTGGAATTATATTTAGGTTAAAAGTGAGGGGAAAAGGATATAAAAGActtaaaatagtgaaaaagagtctgaaatgatattataaCCATGCATAGATGCTTacaatgtattttttaaaacatggcACTTCTAGCGTTTGACTTGTTATACTTAGAGGCCAATTTTATAGTTTACTCTATAAAATACCCATATGATgtgataagagagagtaaaataagaaagagaaaaaagttaccatatatagaaatgactcaactatgaagaaatttttcgaaatggaaaaatgacttaactatgaagaaacggagggagtattgtttttCCGACAAAAATTACgcttattttcaaatatcttcattaatttttaaatcagTTATTCTTTTGTAGGGTTCACACGTTTCACCGATAGCCTTCaaaagtttcatttatttatgtaaagaAATGGATGAAGAAAATCGGGAAACATACTATTTCTATTTGGATGAAAAGAAGTGTAGAAAAGACATTCATGATTTGACAAAAATGCCCTTATACAACCTGGCTAATTCAGAATCAACCTCATCGGCCAATTTTGCCTCCCCAAATCTCCTCAGCCCTTTGCTCAAAACCCTCCCCAAATACTCATCCACCTCCCACGTGGACCCCATCCCACTCCTCTTCATCATCTCGTAAATCCTGACCGTCGATTCCTTCCTCTCCGCGCCTATCAATGCCTTCACCATCCTCAGCAGCCCCCTGCTCGCGCCGCgcaccgccgccgcctcctcctccatcCGATCCACCAGCGCGTCGATCTCCGCCGTCATCCCCTTCCGCGCCAGCGCCACCACCATCTCGGAGTACGCGTTGAGGTCGGCGCCGTACTCGGACTGGATGACGGAGAACACCACGGCGGCGATGGCGCACTGGTCCTGGCGGAGCAGCTCCTTCAGCGCGGCGGTGAGGTCGGATTTGATGAGGCGGCGGAGCGCCTGCGTGGGGAGGCTCTCCGGATCGGATCGGTACGCGCGCTTTAGGGCTTGGATTGCTTGGATGGCTTCGGTGCTGAGGATTCGACCTTTCAGAAGCGGGCCGCGGTTGTCACGCGGACCGCAGCGCACGGTGGCGACGCGGCGGATGGTGGCGGCGCCGGCGGGGGAGGATGAGGCGGAGAAGAGAGCGAGGTTTGAGTTTGCGTAGGCGGCCATTTGGTGGAGGATTTGGTCGCTTGTGAATCGGATAAAAACTTGAGTAGGATAAGAGGCTTAGATTCAAATGACGGAATTGTCCCTCTGCATAACACGAATTCACAAATGATttcaaatcttaaaattaaaacgatacaaaagaaaaattgtaaaatgaaaATCGTCGACAGCAGGATTCGAACCTGCGCAGGCAAAGCCCAACAGATTTCGAGTCTGTCTCCTTAACCACTCGGACATATCGACTGCTGATGTTTTAGCCatgattataaaaatatggttATTATGAACAAGAGTGAAAAcgtaatttatttactaattcgGAACCATCTGaacctttttctcttcctcaagttttttttctttaaattcatttatctcGAGGTGTAGTAGTGTAGTTATTGAAGGCACACCATCTTCTTAGTCAGATTCTTCATCTACAGTTTGATTTTTTCTAACTACTCAACTATATCTTATGGAGCTTCAGAATATAATCCAATAGCTATATCTCTATCCCAAACAAGTGATAGTAGTGATCAAAGTAAGGAAACGACTTGTTTCTCATGAAATTGCAATCTAGTATGAACATATACAATTACAGAATTTTGTGATAATACCATACTTCCTTTGTTGCATTATTGTTGAgttgtattaatttttgaacCGTCTTATTAGTgctgagtcatttccatttcgGATAAATCCAAAAGTTTAATCTATGGTACTTTACAGTTTCAGATTTTATTATCTCATTAttcatctactttattctcgtTCCATTTTACttactaaatatattttttaatttccatgtTAAAAGAAACGCTCAATACTATTGCAAGGTGGGAGTACATTAATAGCGaacatatatagattttttacCTGCATCTAATCTCCCACATATCTGCACTTGCATTGACACACTTTCTTTCATCATCCCATCCAACACCACTTGATTCTCCATTCGTATAGCATGATATTGTTTATTCGATAATTTACAACGGCATTATGGCCTGACAACTTTTCTTGCAAAATTCTCCATTGAGAGATCCATTAGTGCACACTTCATAAGTTTTGTTGATGGAAAACGTGAAGCTAACTTGTCAATGAAGATAATCAAGGGATTCGGACGAATTATGGAGAAAATTGCAAATCGAAAGTGAATTGAGAAAGAGAACACAACgccataaataaatagaatatgatgcgaataaataaaacaaatcaagcaAAAATGCGATTTCTAGAGgatcaaataaatactacGGCACTGAAATTCTATAACAAATATATTGTGGAAGGTATTCATAGCCTGAAAACTAATCTGTtacaaacaacaaaaatgaaaaagttcTCAGAGAGACGGATCGGGCAAATATTGACAAACTCAGGTTATAAGCCGCGTAGGCATTAAGACAAACAAATTAAGATATAAGCGCGGTATAACTAGCAAGGATTATGTTTCCAGTTCAGATACCTGAACATACACCATTTGAGTGTACCCGTTGAACACAGAGGGCTCGAATCGTGTTAAGCCCAGCCGTTGAAACAAGGCAAATCGACCATCTTTGACAATAGGGCTAGGCGCCCGTGCGGGTTCATACCTTGTCTGATGAGTAAGAGAAGGGCCAGCAACTGGGGGCACCTCCCAGTAGACATCCAACACTGACTCCACAAATCTGCTATTCTGGAAATGCTCATCGTAGGTGATTGCCTTGTTGCTGTGGTTAAAGTCGTCGCGCATGTAGCCTCTCACGCCCCACCATGCTTCTCCCGGTCCACACAACTCGTCCGTATCAACTGCTTTCTCCCAGAATTTCCTCCTTCTATACCTTATCCTGGCTTCATCGCTATCTCTGAAGCAGCTATGCCCACCACCTGAATGAAACAAGACAACTCCATGTTCATGCGTGCACcagaaaaaatgaatgtaaTACTGCCAAGAAATTTATGACAAAAACGAAGTACCTCTAATGTACGGTTGATCACATATTTGCCTTAAGGAATAATGATCTCCAGTTCCAGTATCATAATTGTCCTCGAAAACTAGATGTTTGAATCCAGCTTTCACTGCTTGCTTTAATCTAGTAAAGTCAAGATAGGAATTTATAAATCAGAACATGACATAGGATTCATGAACATTGTGTGTTACTCAGTTTGATTAACCTATACTTACCTTTTAAGTTCATTTTGATGGTCATCAAAGAACACAAGGACACGGGTAGGATCTTGAATCCCATGCTTCCCCAACACTCGTTCCCAGTCCATACTCCCAAAGTCGACAAAGTCTTTCCCAGCAAAGTAAGTGCAGTTTCCATCAACATAAGCAGGCCCCTTCTTCAGGTACTTCTCTGGATGACGAGGTGTAATAGATAAAATAGGTGTATCAGGCATGGCTTGCCTCAAAACCCATGTCGAATGCCCCTTAAAGGCGCCACTCTCAATCATCAAATCTGGTTTCAGCCATCTTGTGATAAACCAAAGTCCAAAACTGTGATCAAAACCCATGCCATACATGTTGTTCTTGATGGGCCGGGTCTCGTAGATTGGCACAAATTCCTCAAGCCCAAGGAGCAAATCCTTTGGTGTCCATTCCACAGTTTTTCCATGTTTTGATCTGCCTTTTGACAAGGATAACAATTATATGCATATACAACTTACTGAAACATCATGTTTCTTCCAGAATATTAAATTCAAGAATCAATACGGTAAACATGAATACAAGATTATCGCCCTGGAGAATGACAAAATTACGAAAGCATCATATCTTAGCAATTTCCAAATACATCATCTCAACTTCTCATAAAAGAAGACTCAATGTGTTGATTATCAAGCGGACAATCAACTAGGCAACATTGAAACTTAATTGCATCACTGCCTTATAATCTCATCTGAAGCAATTAGCTGCACCAACAATATAAGTATatctacaattaaataatggaaagCTACTAAATCCGCTTTTCAACAAACAAAAGCAAACCAGCGattaactatgatatcaaaaattcaattcaatttcagtttttttgtCCTAATTCATCAACATTGTATATCACTGCAACTTCATTCCGAATCTCAGTTAAACACAGATCGACATCACCGTGAAAGAAAGCTTTCAGCTAACCTAAGCCAGAACTCCCTAGCATTACGccaaataataagaaaatcaacAGTAATAACCATTAACAAAACCTAATTCTTACGATTCTTAACAAGATATGCACTTAACCTTTCgaagtaataataaattgacatttacataaaaaatcaGACCTCAATTGTCACCGAATCCCTAAACCTAATGATCCATAGAATATGAAAACTTACACCAAGGAACGCCGAGCGCTCCGAAATCCGATTCGACTGCATCGACCGGGAAGAAGAGGCGCGAGATGCCGGAGGAGGAGGACGCTGGCACGAAATCGAGGGAGCGGGAAACTAGAGAATAGATAATGACGACTACGAAAGCCGAGACGAGAATAGGCCAGAGGTAGCCCGTTCGAGTCAAGTAATTTGTGATCCGAATTGCGATGGACATGTGTTTACGGGTCTTGGACTCATCGGCGAATTCTTCGCCTCCGGTGCCGTTCTCGGAGGCGTGAGGCGGACGGCGAGTGGAGACCGTTCCTTCGAGCAGATTGTGCGCTGTCTTCATTTTCACGCTCAGTGCGTGCGCTACTGTGTGGGAAAGCGACGAGCTTCAAACTAAATGAGTGGATCCATCTGCTTTAAGTTTTCCACATATGATATTTTTGCCCCCAAACTACATGCTAATTAAAGATTCACCTCTTATTAACCATAAAATTACAGAAGGGGTCGTAAGTACTATTTGTATTTGATAATAggttcattaaaataaattagatattgTCAGctaaataacaataattatgaaaaatacaGTTCATCAATTTACGATGCTACCCTCGTACACACCCCTCTTTAACTAGTCATAATTGAACGCAAATAAATGATTTAGGGGCTAATTTACTATCCAAATAAGCAGGTaccaatttattaattgtctgataattattaataagtACTCCACTATATATAACTGTAACCATGTTAATTATTAAAACATTGTTGAAATTATGGATTCGGAAGCAAAAAATGTAGGTAACACATTCAATTTTCCTTCAATATATCATTgtatttaaaatgaattatatagtCGAATAGATATAGGATGATACGGTGTTGGATGTAAATGATATAGTATTTGAGAGAAAATGATATAACAAAcgtaaaaaatgataaagtttAAACTAGTGAATGATATTGTATAggccaaaaaatgaaattgcatTTGTACTGTAATGATATTGCTAAACaaagtaaattttataatatggacGAGAGAATGATATAGTTTTTGTATGGATTGTGATACTGAATAagaattcatatttaaaaataccgaaaaaatgataggACCAAACAAATGGAAAATGATACGTACAGTTTAAACAGTTTAAAGATTATTGGATGGGCTGGACAATTATACTGCATCTGCCTTTAATGCTAAACAAAGAAATTTATATCATCTGAGAATGATGTTGTTTTGGGAGttcttatgaattatgatattGAATAAGAATTGATATTCAAAAATACAGATGgccaaaagagaaaatgatagtattactaaaatgaaaccATTATATAGTGTACGCTCGATAATGACACAAAACCATATTCTACAGTTTCAAATGTCATTACTACAATCAGCTAACTCATTACTAAACCAAGATTGAAGAGGCTAGCAGGATTACTGCCTAAGGTCCATTACATGCATATATGTGAATAACAaaccaatttcaaaattcatcaatCACATAAACCTGAAGAAAAGCTGAAACCACtgcaaaaaaagaagaagtaatCAATTGATTTTCATACAAGCTATACAATATTTGGAACTTGGAAGGCAGTAAATAAGAAGAGGTTATCAATCCGGCTTGTCTCACAAGAAGAAGGCACCCCCGAATGCACTAGCTAGCTCGCGTAACGGGCTTGGGATTCAGAATCTCGGTCTCCTGCACTGTCCCCTTTCCAGAGGCGGATAATAGAAAAGCACAGTAATCTGAGGCAAACGAGAATGGCGATGACGATGAGGGCCGATAATACGTACGACTTGGGAGAATGGGGCCGGCAGCCAAACAGGATTCCAAGGCATAccattataaattatgaaatgaaagaaatgGAGAAGGATAAATTAATCCTCATAATTTATGAGTTTGAGGAAAACTATGGAATATTTCTTTCACCTGGTTTTTGGTGGTCACCCAATGTGTGAAGTATGGTATagttgtgtgttttttttttccaaagaGTGGAAAAGACAATGGAAAAAGGCAAAAGGGTGCATCACTTCTTTGGCTGTTTTACTTTACTTCCATGTTGCTTGTTTTATTGTAATAACTTGTTCTATCTCatatgttaaaataattaaggttGTGGTTGATCAAGGTGGATCGTCGATTGTGTAATACTACTACCTTTTGTTACATACTACAAATTGAACCTGATATTGCATTTAATAAATGGGATTGATTCCAGAATCATGATGCACATTCTTGCATATCATAAGGAATCTTCTTTAATTGGGAGAAAGATTTATTCTATTCTTTCTAAATGATGTGTTTGAATATCCTATACAGATGCAAAGCAACTCTGATGTTTTTAATATCTGAATTTTCATATGCAAGACAATCAcctgtttctttttcttacaaGAAAAGGAAGTGTCTTCTATTATTGTACTTGCATGATAAAAGACGATACACAATTAATTgcaacaaaaattcaaatagaaAGGGAATCTCTGCAAATTATCATTGTAAGATACTAGTGGTGATCAATTAGTCTCAGGCTATTTGGCAAGCGTTTCTGttttatacaaaatgtttcatccTTTTTCATTAGCTCCAATTGTTGTGATAAGCACAACACTCTTAGCAATTAGCGATATTGAAGGGGAAACATATGTACAGCAATCTATAAACATAACATAACTGATAAATTTATTGACTCATTCTTCTCTACTACAACATGAGtgacaaaatcaaaatgagaAAGATGGATTTAAAGGAGATGATGATCTAGTAATCAGTGGCTTGAATCTTCCTCTCAACCCACGAAGGCGACAAAACAGGGCTAATCCTGCAGGCATTCTCCCCATCCTCCCCTTTCTCCCATGGATAAACCTTCACTCTCCACACCTTCATCGTCTGATCCAAACTAGCACTGTAAACCAGCAGCCCCTTCACAGTCTCATCACTCTCCATCGCGGCCGCCAAACACCTCACCGGGCCATGATGGCCATCGATCACCGCCACGCAAGAATGGAACGAATTCCCCTCCTCCCTCTTCCATATCCTTATCGTCGCATCCTCTGAGCCGCTAAGGATCAAATCCCCCACCGCCACCAAACACAGCACCGAGAAATGGTGGCCCTGCAAGAACCCCGCGTGGTTGTACCGCCCCGAGATCCTCTCCTTCTCCCAGAAGTTTATCAGCCCGTCCGACGACCCTGAGTAGAGGAAGCAGTCGTCGCCACACCTGCTCAGCGCAAGCGCGTTGACAGGCGACTGCTGGAACTTGAGAGTCATGGTGAGGATGTGTGGAGTCTCTTTCGAGACGCTCCTCCATATTTTGACAGTCCCGTCTGAGGAGCAGGTGAACACGCAGCCGTCGTCCTCGTTGACGACCACTGCGTTCACCTGCCCCTCGTGGGCGGAGAGGGATTCCACGCAGCGTCTCTCGGGGACGCTCCACACCTTGACGGTGTGGTCGTGGGAGCCCGTGTAGAGGATTTTGTCCGCGGCGTTGTAGGCGAGGCAGGAGATGGTGTTTTTATGGTGGTGCTTGCGGCTGGTGTGGTAGGAGAAGAGGGAGGGGCGGCGA
The nucleotide sequence above comes from Salvia hispanica cultivar TCC Black 2014 chromosome 5, UniMelb_Shisp_WGS_1.0, whole genome shotgun sequence. Encoded proteins:
- the LOC125188824 gene encoding protein THYLAKOID ASSEMBLY 8, chloroplastic-like, encoding MAAYANSNLALFSASSSPAGAATIRRVATVRCGPRDNRGPLLKGRILSTEAIQAIQALKRAYRSDPESLPTQALRRLIKSDLTAALKELLRQDQCAIAAVVFSVIQSEYGADLNAYSEMVVALARKGMTAEIDALVDRMEEEAAAVRGASRGLLRMVKALIGAERKESTVRIYEMMKRSGMGSTWEVDEYLGRVLSKGLRRFGEAKLADEVDSELARLYKGIFVKS
- the LOC125188823 gene encoding uncharacterized protein LOC125188823 isoform X1 gives rise to the protein MKTAHNLLEGTVSTRRPPHASENGTGGEEFADESKTRKHMSIAIRITNYLTRTGYLWPILVSAFVVVIIYSLVSRSLDFVPASSSSGISRLFFPVDAVESDFGALGVPWCRSKHGKTVEWTPKDLLLGLEEFVPIYETRPIKNNMYGMGFDHSFGLWFITRWLKPDLMIESGAFKGHSTWVLRQAMPDTPILSITPRHPEKYLKKGPAYVDGNCTYFAGKDFVDFGSMDWERVLGKHGIQDPTRVLVFFDDHQNELKRLKQAVKAGFKHLVFEDNYDTGTGDHYSLRQICDQPYIRGGGHSCFRDSDEARIRYRRRKFWEKAVDTDELCGPGEAWWGVRGYMRDDFNHSNKAITYDEHFQNSRFVESVLDVYWEVPPVAGPSLTHQTRYEPARAPSPIVKDGRFALFQRLGLTRFEPSVFNGYTQMVYVQISFQAMNTFHNIFVIEFQCRSIYLIL
- the LOC125188823 gene encoding uncharacterized protein LOC125188823 isoform X2, giving the protein MKTAHNLLEGTVSTRRPPHASENGTGGEEFADESKTRKHMSIAIRITNYLTRTGYLWPILVSAFVVVIIYSLVSRSLDFVPASSSSGISRLFFPVDAVESDFGALGVPWCRSKHGKTVEWTPKDLLLGLEEFVPIYETRPIKNNMYGMGFDHSFGLWFITRWLKPDLMIESGAFKGHSTWVLRQAMPDTPILSITPRHPEKYLKKGPAYVDGNCTYFAGKDFVDFGSMDWERVLGKHGIQDPTRVLVFFDDHQNELKRLKQAVKAGFKHLVFEDNYDTGTGDHYSLRQICDQPYIRGGGHSCFRDSDEARIRYRRRKFWEKAVDTDELCGPGEAWWGVRGYMRDDFNHSNKAITYDEHFQNSRFVESVLDVYWEVPPVAGPSLTHQTRYEPARAPSPIVKDGRFALFQRLGLTRFEPSVFNGYTQMVYVQVSELET
- the LOC125186810 gene encoding protein JINGUBANG-like, whose amino-acid sequence is MELYSDENVWQFVDEERKNINLPRRFSFGGGANNAEFPDSHLSSARTSCASAASLPLWKMSPETPWTRSPLPSSPSPPLLYHCLASLHRSQGDIFSITLSNDFIFTGSSSSRIHAWKQPDCTQTVCLKASTGQVRSLLASGTLLFSTHSDHRIRLWDLSLMHHFRPKKLATIPRRPSLFSYHTSRKHHHKNTISCLAYNAADKILYTGSHDHTVKVWSVPERRCVESLSAHEGQVNAVVVNEDDGCVFTCSSDGTVKIWRSVSKETPHILTMTLKFQQSPVNALALSRCGDDCFLYSGSSDGLINFWEKERISGRYNHAGFLQGHHFSVLCLVAVGDLILSGSEDATIRIWKREEGNSFHSCVAVIDGHHGPVRCLAAAMESDETVKGLLVYSASLDQTMKVWRVKVYPWEKGEDGENACRISPVLSPSWVERKIQATDY